In Chryseobacterium oryzae, the genomic stretch TTGGTAACGAAGGATTGAATTCAAATATTACATTTAATGTTGGTTTCAGTATTTTTATCCCGACTGCAAAAGCGAAGCAGATTGCTAACGAAGCTAGATAATAAATAAAATAAACTATTACAAATAAATTAGACAAAAGCGGCTTGGAAAATATTCCACTGCCGCTTTTTCATTCAAACTAAACTATATAATAAATAAAAAAAACCAATTTCTATTTGTTGGGTTGCGGAGTATATCTTAAATAAGGTTTCACTTCTTTCACTCCTTTAGGATACAACTTTTCTGCCTCTACCGTAGGAATTGTTGGAGGAATAATTACATCATCACCATCTATCCAATTTACAGGGGTTGCAATTTTATATTCATCTACCAATTGTAAAGAATCTAAAACTCTCATAATTTCATTAAAATTTCGTCCCGTTGATGCTGGATAAGTAATAATTAATCTTACCTTTTTTTCAGGATCAATAATAATTAAAGAACGAACTGTTGCAGTTAAAGAAGCATTTGGATGAATAAAATCATACAATTCTGAAACTTTTCTGTCTTTGTCTGCAATAATAGGAAAACGTACTTGCGTATTCTGCGTTTCATTGATATCTTCAATCCATTTTTTATGATCTTCTGCATCATCTACGCTTAGCGCAATCACTTTAGTATTTTTCTTTTCGAAATCTGCCTGAAGTTTTGAGGTAAAGCCAAGCTCTGTTGTACACACGGGTGTAAAATCTGCCGGGTGAGAAAATAATATTCCCCAAGAATCTCCGAGAAATTCATAAAAATCAATCTCCCCAACAGATGAATCTGACTGAAAGTTGGGTGCTGTATCTCCTAATTTTATTGACATAATTCTTTGTTTTATTAGTCTACAAATTTAATAGACTTTTTATAACTGGCAAAATTATTGCAAAGAATATTTCCTAAATTTGTAAAAAAAATTTCATGGATAAAAGTCTGAGCTATCTAGACACAGTTTACAGGGTATT encodes the following:
- a CDS encoding peroxiredoxin — encoded protein: MSIKLGDTAPNFQSDSSVGEIDFYEFLGDSWGILFSHPADFTPVCTTELGFTSKLQADFEKKNTKVIALSVDDAEDHKKWIEDINETQNTQVRFPIIADKDRKVSELYDFIHPNASLTATVRSLIIIDPEKKVRLIITYPASTGRNFNEIMRVLDSLQLVDEYKIATPVNWIDGDDVIIPPTIPTVEAEKLYPKGVKEVKPYLRYTPQPNK